One window of Thermosipho affectus genomic DNA carries:
- the gcvPB gene encoding aminomethyl-transferring glycine dehydrogenase subunit GcvPB, protein MTTIFEMSKKGRIAFKIPNNNIKDYEFDFPEHLLRKTSPRLPQVSELDVVRHYTNLAAKNYSVDVGFYPLGSCTMKYNPKINEKIANDEHFSMIHPFQPMETAQGALQLMYELKEMLCEISGMDDMTLVPSAGAHGELTGMLIARAYHLSRGDTKRKKAIVPDSAHGTNPASARMAGFEVIEIKSGPDGRVDLNELKKHLDEEVAVLLLTNPNTLGLFEKDIIKIAEMVHEKGALLYYDGANLNAILGRTRPGDMGFDIVHLNLHKTFSTPHGMGGPGSGPVGVKKHLSKFLPVPEIIKENNTYKLNYSKPESIGFIRSFFGNFSVLVRTYTYIKTMGKEGLKKVGQMAVLNANYLRKKVSKIMDIAYPGLCMHEFVSTCEKLTKETGVKALDIAKRLLDYGIHAPTMYFPLIVHEDFMIEPTETESKDTLDEFAKILGKIFEEAKQNPELVKNAPYTTPIRRLDEATASRKPIVKFNFEGE, encoded by the coding sequence ATGACTACTATTTTTGAAATGTCAAAAAAAGGTAGAATTGCGTTTAAAATACCAAATAATAATATAAAAGATTATGAATTTGACTTCCCAGAACACTTACTTAGAAAAACATCGCCTAGACTTCCACAAGTAAGCGAATTAGATGTGGTTAGACACTATACCAATCTTGCCGCAAAAAACTACTCAGTTGATGTAGGATTTTACCCATTAGGTTCATGTACTATGAAATACAATCCCAAAATTAATGAGAAAATTGCAAATGACGAACACTTTTCAATGATACATCCATTTCAACCAATGGAAACAGCACAAGGCGCTCTTCAATTAATGTATGAACTAAAAGAAATGCTTTGCGAAATATCAGGAATGGATGATATGACACTTGTTCCATCTGCAGGAGCACATGGAGAATTAACTGGTATGTTAATAGCAAGGGCATATCATTTAAGTAGAGGTGACACAAAGAGAAAAAAAGCAATTGTACCAGACAGCGCTCATGGAACAAACCCTGCATCGGCAAGAATGGCTGGATTTGAAGTTATAGAAATAAAATCCGGTCCTGATGGAAGGGTAGATCTAAACGAGCTTAAAAAACACCTAGACGAAGAAGTTGCAGTTTTGTTATTGACCAATCCAAATACACTTGGTTTATTTGAAAAAGATATCATAAAAATTGCTGAAATGGTACACGAAAAGGGTGCACTTTTATACTACGATGGTGCAAACTTAAATGCAATCTTGGGACGAACAAGACCAGGTGATATGGGTTTTGATATTGTCCACTTAAATCTTCATAAAACATTTAGTACACCACATGGTATGGGTGGACCAGGTAGTGGCCCGGTGGGAGTAAAAAAACACCTTTCGAAATTTTTACCAGTACCTGAAATAATAAAAGAAAATAACACATATAAGCTAAATTACTCCAAACCAGAAAGTATAGGATTTATAAGAAGCTTTTTCGGGAATTTTTCCGTTTTGGTAAGGACATATACATATATAAAAACTATGGGAAAAGAAGGTTTAAAAAAGGTCGGGCAAATGGCAGTGTTGAATGCAAATTATCTAAGAAAAAAGGTATCAAAAATCATGGATATTGCATATCCAGGTCTTTGTATGCATGAGTTTGTATCCACATGTGAAAAATTAACAAAAGAAACAGGAGTCAAAGCGTTAGATATAGCCAAAAGACTTCTAGATTATGGAATCCACGCACCAACGATGTACTTCCCATTAATTGTACACGAAGACTTTATGATTGAGCCAACGGAAACTGAAAGTAAAGATACATTAGATGAATTTGCAAAAATACTTGGAAAAATCTTTGAAGAAGCGAAGCAAAATCCAGAATTAGTAAAAAATGCACCTTACACAACACCAATTAGAAGACTAGATGAGGCTACTGCTTCAAGAAAACCTATAGTAAAATTCAATTTTGAGGGGGAATAA
- a CDS encoding iron-containing alcohol dehydrogenase family protein produces MKFYLPTKVFFEDGYKDSIIEIEKLGNTFLIITGKSSKKNKSLDELVDVLKKLNKKFEIFDETLENPPKEMLYKIIDKFGKNWDVIVGLGGGSPMDAAKAIAVLCKNDIKVEDLYDNLKYNSASKILCIPTTSGTGSEVTQYSVLTINNVKKGFKHDVIFPNVSILEPKYTLTLSKELTISTALDALSHAVESFLSLRASEFSKLYALEAIKLIKQNLNKLVEDLQNYELRKKIMLASFYAGIAISLTGTTIAHSLGYSLTSEKGIKHGLATAVFLPFEVKNSGKEEEIKEILGDPLEFLKSLNVSIEFSIEDEEIERWSNRVLNSSHVKVTPGNYNLNKIREAYKWVIEKSGLYGGSK; encoded by the coding sequence ATGAAATTTTACCTTCCCACAAAGGTATTTTTTGAAGATGGTTATAAAGACTCTATAATTGAAATCGAAAAATTGGGAAATACCTTTTTAATAATTACTGGAAAAAGTTCGAAAAAAAACAAAAGTCTAGATGAATTAGTAGATGTTTTAAAAAAATTAAATAAAAAATTTGAAATATTTGATGAAACTTTGGAAAACCCTCCTAAAGAGATGCTTTATAAGATCATAGATAAATTTGGAAAAAATTGGGATGTAATTGTTGGCCTTGGTGGCGGCAGTCCAATGGATGCCGCCAAGGCTATTGCTGTTTTGTGTAAAAATGACATAAAAGTTGAAGATTTATACGATAACCTTAAATATAACAGCGCATCTAAAATTCTTTGTATTCCAACAACTTCCGGTACAGGAAGTGAAGTAACACAATACTCCGTTCTAACTATTAACAACGTAAAAAAAGGATTTAAACATGATGTTATATTCCCAAATGTTTCTATACTAGAACCAAAGTACACACTTACACTATCAAAAGAACTCACAATATCAACGGCATTAGACGCCTTATCGCACGCAGTTGAATCTTTTCTATCACTAAGAGCCAGTGAATTTTCAAAATTATACGCGCTAGAAGCAATAAAGCTAATAAAGCAAAACCTAAATAAGTTAGTTGAAGACTTGCAGAACTACGAGTTGAGAAAGAAAATAATGCTTGCATCATTTTATGCAGGTATTGCAATAAGTTTGACAGGTACCACTATTGCACACTCATTGGGATACTCACTAACCTCTGAAAAAGGAATAAAACACGGTCTTGCAACAGCTGTCTTTCTACCATTTGAAGTTAAAAACTCTGGTAAAGAAGAAGAAATTAAAGAAATTCTAGGCGACCCACTTGAATTTCTTAAATCTCTCAACGTTTCCATTGAATTTTCAATAGAAGACGAAGAAATTGAAAGGTGGTCAAATAGAGTACTTAATTCTTCACATGTAAAGGTTACCCCTGGAAACTATAACCTCAATAAAATCAGAGAAGCCTACAAATGGGTAATTGAAAAATCTGGACTATATGGAGGTAGTAAATGA